TTTCATCTAATCAATATGCTGGCGATAACCTAGTGTGGCACTGTGTAAATGCTGCCGCAAACACTGTTCCGCAAAACCGACgctacttaaaggcacccagtgcaactttatgtaaacattcaatgaaaaataaacattcaatttctagtcttttttacacgtagtaagtttcaataactccataccattacatatcgacattcaaggagcaaagatgagacgtcgttgtgtggtgagaactgatagaaaatcgtaaacaacaacaatcgccggtggggagaagccatttttccattgactggaagcctgctttatttattgtaggttacaaaaaataaagaaaatggcggcattgttgttgttatcgattttgtatcagttctcaccacacaacgacgtctcatctttgctgcttaaatgtcggtatgtaatggtatggagttattgaaacttactacgtgtaaaaaagactagaaattgaatgtttatttttaagcctcgaaagttgcactgggtgcctttaagtccCATTCACCAAAGTCCCATCCACTACTCACCACTTCCTCCATGGCCTCCGTGTCTCTCTGGAGGTGGGGCTCCACCAGTAGGGCCAGTAAAAGGCCCTTCACCCTGTGCTGGTACAGCGTCATGGGGACCACCGCTCTGTCCTTGACCCCTGCTCCGGGAAGAATGTCGCCCCCGCTGCCTCCGGATGCTGCCCTGCCTTCTGGAGACCCCTCCCGCTCCGGGGCCCGGCGGCCTGCCGGCGGGGGGTTCCCGAGAGGGGAGGCGTCGGTGGGCGGCGGGGCCTCTCCCTGGAAGAATTCCGTCTGGCTGGGGTTTCCGTCCGGGCTGTGAAAGCTGTAGTAGCGCGACTTTTCCAGCGGGCCGTCTTCCTCATCCGCCTCTTCCTGGCCCCCTCTCCGAGGCCCCTTTTGGTTTGTGAGAGGAGAGATCTCCGGGAACCGGGGCGAGGCTGGGGACAGCGGGGGGTCGTGGCTCGGCGCAGCGTCCCTCTGCTCGGCCCCCCGGCTCAGccccggggagaggggggcgtcCAGCCTCATGGGCTTGCCGGGGAGCTCCGGCTCCAGGTCGGGGTTTGACTCCGTCGACGGCGTGTCTGATAACGTTCTGGACAGACGGGTCCTCCGTGGCCGGCTGCCCTGGCTGGGAGTGGAGTGAGGTctaaagaggaggggagggtgaaACACAGGAGGGTCAGGGGGCCAGTGGAACCAGAAAGGgtctgggttcgaaccccaatgtTCACTTTCGACCTGTGGGCATCTTTGAACTAGACAATTTACCACAATTTCAAGAAAGTCTTACTTTAAAAGGTTGCTTTAACTGTTAAATAATACTAATAGTTTTAATTTAAAGAAGCCTTCCAGGCTATTTCTAAGCCCATTGTGTGATCATCTTCATTGTGTGTTCCACTTCATGAACTGAGTAGCAAGGCCCAACAGGGTAACACAATCAAATAAACTCAACTCAATATCCCAGTAGGCTGTAATGGTAACCATTCATGTCCGGACTTTAAACAACATCATGCATCCCATTCTAGGAAAGAATTGAATGGCCCTCTTCTAGTTTGGATATGGGCGTACTTTTATATTAAACTAAACCACAAAAGCCCTCTCTCTGTTGTAATGATTTTTTAGTTATTCAGCTTCCCTCTTCATTTTAACAAAAGAGCATCAGAAAGGGAAATAGGCGGTCTACCTGGATTCTCTGTCCACAGTAGTGGAGCGCAGGTCTTGAAGTTCCGACAGGGTTAGATGCACGGTAGTGGAAGTCACAGCCCTGGAGAGAGGAAAACTGGAACTCACCCCGTTTAGTCTCTCATCCTGGTACCATaagaaaaagttttttttgttaattaaaaaaaacataggatGCGATTTGAGGCCAAATCAGGGGACTGGATTATTTTGCAAAGAAATTAAAGCGTTATACAACAATGAGCAAATGAGCAGCGCAAAATAATTCAGAaatgaaatgttcaatttcagatGTAAAAGATGTActacataaataaaaataaaaagttaataaAATAATGAGATTTTGATCAAATAATATTGAGCAAATCGATAATATTGTGTCCAATACTGTTGTGTTGTCCACTTAGGACGAAAGACACCAGTGTCTCCCAAGTAAGTAATCTTACACACACCTTATTGTAGGTTTGAGTCTCGTGGGCCATCACCCTCACTGTAAGACATGGAGGCATCTGAGTGCTCACCACCCTGCGGATACGGGAACGTTAGTTACTCTTTCCAACCAAGCTCTCGGAAATACAGGTTATGTTGAACGGGAAAAATTCCTGCTCACCTTCCACGGAATAAAATACAGCCTGCTAACACTAGAGGGCAGCGTTGGCAAGCTTGCAGTATGAGGGCAGCTTTCAGTAGCAGAAGAGGGTCAATCTGAGAACAAGCAGCATTATTAACTGGTGACTTGGTGGATACATTATTCAAGGGGCCGGAAAGGTTAGGCCTTCGGGCCTGTGGacatggggatcgaacccaggacCATTTTGCTGGGTGTCAAACCCTAACAACTAGATCCCACGTTAATAGCAGAAACATTTTTGGTTGGTTTACTTAGGATTCAATTATAGGTGAAATCTGATAAAGGAATTAAGTATAGCGTATTAGTTGACATTTCGTTTTATCTGAAAGTGAGTAGTAAACTTAACAGTGAAAATACCTGATGAAATATAATGATCTTGAACAGAGATTTACTAGTAGCCTAATCCCATTGCTTATGAGAGCCACGTACGTGGGTTGAGTCGATGGTCCGCAAGCAGCTGAAGATGTGATGCAGCTCCGTGGCTCCGGCTTGTAGGTAGAAGAGGTACCGGGACCAGCACAGAGCCAGCGTCTCCCTGCTGTTCGTCTGCAGGAAGAGAGTCGCACTGTCTTGGGTAGGACTTCAAAAGGTAGGCTACCCCACAGGGAACAAGGACAATTCTGTAGTGTTTTTTTGCAATTAAGAAGTTGAATATCAACAAGCACTTTGCGCTAGTTGATATTGTACTTTTTAATTGATTGTATACAGTTGAGGTTGTTACCTGGTAGCTTTGGCGGACGGGGCCGTTGTAGAAACAAAACAGTTTGATCAGCTGGTCCAGACGGTCACACATACTCACTGTGGGGAAGTCCATTGGGCAACCGAAAGCCTACATGACGAAAAGGAATTAAAACAAAAGGGATAATGTCCACTATCCAGAGGGGGATGCAACAATTCACATTAGAGGCCATTACGCTCACCCAAAAAAAGTCATCTTCCATTTTAATGGCAAACTTGCTGTGGCGCAGCCGGAGCACCCGGACGGGCGAGAAGGAGAGCTCGGACACACAGCGGCCCACCCCGGCCAGCTGGCCGCACAGCAGCTCTTGCTGGTCCACGGGAGTCTATAAGAGAAAGAGACGCACCGGTATCGTTAAAACCGTATTCAGAACACTGATCCAACAGGAAGCAGGTCTGCACACTAAAAGACTACAATGCATTTAACTGAGTTTCTGATTAACACTATAAAGGAATAGTCCTGGTGGTATTTCCATGCTTTTGTCAGACCTGCTCTGGGTAGAAGTAGCAGATGCCTTCTCTCGTAGGGTCTCCCTCTCCTTGGACCTTGGTTCCATCGTAGAGGAAAAAATAAGTGCACCTGTAAAAAGTAATAGGGACCAAATTATGAATTAATTAAAAGCACTCAATAGCCTACACATTTCAAATCATAGAATAGAATAGGAAACAGGCACATTGTGGATTTAGGAAAAAGTAAGACGGAAGCCAAATACAAAACTTTTGTCTACGTTTAGCAAAGACGAGTCAAATAAATAGCGCACCTTCCTGAGTTGGCCATCAGTTCAGCCATCACGGAGGAAAAAGCTTTTAGGAACAATGTTTTCCCCTAACTTTACTGCCACTCAGTTTACCATTGAAACGATGAGTCAAATGACTATTAACGCATCACGATTACCCCTACAACCATGAAACATGGGCAAAGTAACACTTATATCCACGAATACATGCCAATCAACTCAGTACGGCTAAGTTATATATGTAATAAATGCATTTGTTATCCTATTCTTCTTTGGTAATCCAACGTGAGACTGGAGCAAGTTTTCAGGGCGAAAGCTACAAGAATGCAAGTAGTCACAAGCAGTGGTCATGTGAAAGTACGGCAAGCAAATGGGACAAAAATTAAATTACCGTTCTACGCGCTATGATCGAGCAACCTCTGTAGCAATAAAGCGAGCATCACCCCGGGGAAAATGGCATTTCTTACTTTGTTAATACTTTATAGTCATGGTCTTTGGCAATATTTACTAAAAGTACCAACCTTTTCACCAAAATGTGTGATTATAATGTAAATACATAACACATAACCTTCCATACATTCAAAATTGTGTCCACAATATATTTAACACAAAATTTTTGGCAAATTACATGAAATAATAGGAAGAAAACAGAGAATTTAATAGTTTATTTTCGTTAAGATACATTTGAGCAGACAATTTGATTTCTGGTACAGGACATTGGAACAGTTTGGAGTGCCTTACAGGAGTAGAAGCACAGAAGTAAACAAGATGTGAATGATCAAGTCGACTGCATTGGGAGGACGGTCCATTGGAGACAATGAGGGAAGCTGGTCCCAGTAGGATGGAGGGggtgtgggaggaggtggtCACTCGTCGTGTCCCTCATAGCCACCAGGGAGGGCGTTCAAGTGGtcgttgtggaagagggagtgGTTGCCATCTCCCCAGGGAAAACGCTAGGAGCAATGGAACGGAAACACTTTACAATAGAATTCAATAGTTACACTGAAGGCAAATACTTCCGAATCTAGATATTGGTTTGTACATTGATGCACCGAGCACACAGGTTCTTGCGTGGCCAACATTATGATGCTCCGAGTTCCGAataagttaatttagactcgTCCACCTCCCCTACTTATTAGTCTGCTCAGTAGCACCCAAGTCAGTGATATTGTCATATTCTAAATTTGTCAAGGGTTAGACACCTTGTTGGACTACAAGGTGTGTAAACGATATAAGTGTATGTATTGTAGACGGACTACAAGGTGTGTAAACGGTATGAAGTGTATGCGGTGAAGACCTTTGTGCGGATGCGCAGGTGGCTGTAAGGGATGAACTCAGGCTGCTCGTGGTGATGCTCCTGCATCTTCAGATACATGTTCAACATGCACACGGCAACA
The Gadus macrocephalus chromosome 6, ASM3116895v1 DNA segment above includes these coding regions:
- the hps4 gene encoding Hermansky-Pudlak syndrome 4 protein — encoded protein: MAELMANSGRCTYFFLYDGTKVQGEGDPTREGICYFYPEQTPVDQQELLCGQLAGVGRCVSELSFSPVRVLRLRHSKFAIKMEDDFFWAFGCPMDFPTVSMCDRLDQLIKLFCFYNGPVRQSYQTNSRETLALCWSRYLFYLQAGATELHHIFSCLRTIDSTHIDPLLLLKAALILQACQRCPLVLAGCILFRGRVVSTQMPPCLTVRVMAHETQTYNKDERLNGVSSSFPLSRAVTSTTVHLTLSELQDLRSTTVDRESRPHSTPSQGSRPRRTRLSRTLSDTPSTESNPDLEPELPGKPMRLDAPLSPGLSRGAEQRDAAPSHDPPLSPASPRFPEISPLTNQKGPRRGGQEEADEEDGPLEKSRYYSFHSPDGNPSQTEFFQGEAPPPTDASPLGNPPPAGRRAPEREGSPEGRAASGGSGGDILPGAGVKDRAVVPMTLYQHRVKGLLLALLVEPHLQRDTEAMEEVYHSSLASLNGLEAHLRTVAPGPPGLQGPYTFAHYDCVQNTLTTNVSGRAGGDQDHSFVRATSLLHTHFCNSDALQEAIIRSARTAVYATRSVAQETYFLQHGGALRNSGVPNHQDTAFTLPSKARHRLLKHGVSLL
- the LOC132460061 gene encoding cytochrome c oxidase subunit 6A, mitochondrial: MAALGKLSQALLRSSFGQTRRQLSAAASAGHAENASRTWKILSFVVALPGVAVCMLNMYLKMQEHHHEQPEFIPYSHLRIRTKRFPWGDGNHSLFHNDHLNALPGGYEGHDE